In the Streptomyces spororaveus genome, CATCGAAAAGCGGTTCGCGCACCCACCACACGGCGGGAGCGCAGGTGAGGACGATACTCGCGGGTCAGGTCCGAGCGCACATCGGGTTCACGTGTCGGATACAGAGTGTTGACGCACGTTTGCGCCAAGTTCCCCGGATGGGCCCTCTTCGCACGCCCTTCGGCCACCACCTTTTGCCTACCATCTGCACGCCGATCGCGGGCCGCGACACGGCGTTCACGACGAGGAGTGGGCACTCATGACACAGAGTGGGGCAGCGCGGCGCACGGTCCTGGGGGCGGCCGTCCTGGCGGCGGGGACCGGATTCACCGGACTCGCGGCGGGTTCCGCCGCCGCGGCGGACGAGGCGGACGGCCAGGTGTACGGCGACGGGCACGGCGAAGGGGGCTACCGGGACCTCCCCCACCCGACGGTCATCGGCCATCGCGGAGCCAGCGGCTACCGGCCGGAGCACACGATCGGCTCCTACCAGCTCGCCCTGGACCTGGGCGCCGACGTGGTCGAGCAGGACCTGGTCCCGACCCGCGACGGCCATCTGGTGTGCCGCCACGAGAACGAGATCGGCGGGACCACGGACGTCGCCGAGCACCTCGAATTCGCCTCCCGGCGCACCACCAAGTCCGTCGACGGGGTCGCCGTCACCGGCTGGTTCACCGAGGACTTCACCCTGGCCGAACTGCGGACCCTGCGCGCGAAGGAACGTATCCCGGCCGTCCGCCAGCGCAACACGCTCTACGACGGCCAGTGGGCCGTGCCCACCTTCGAAGAGGTGCTCCGCTGGGCCGACCGCGAGGGCAAGCGGCGCGGCAGGCGGGTGTGGCTGCACGTCGAGACCAAGCACCCCAGCTACTTCCGGGGCCTCGGCCTCGGCCTGGAGGAGCCCCTCGCCAAGCTCCTGCGCCGCTACGGGCGCGACGGGTGGGGCGCCGCCGTCTTCCTCCAGTCCTTCGAGCCCTCCAGCATCCAGCGCCTGGCCCGGCTGGTCTCCGCGCCCCGCGTGGTGCTGCTCTCCGCGGGCAATACCCGTCCGTGGGACTTCGAACTGGCCAAGGACCCGCGTACGGTCGCGGACCTGGTCAAGCCCGAGGGCCTGAAGTGGATCTCCGGCTTCGCCCAGGGGATCGGCCCGACCATGGACCTGATCCTGCCGCGCGACGCGGACGGCAGGCTCGGCACGCCGACCACCCTGGTGAAGGACGCCCACGCCCGCGGACTGCTGCTGCACCCCTATACCGCGCGCAACGAGAACAGCTTCCTGCCGGCCGAGTACCGCAGGGGCACCGACCCGGCCGCGTACGGGGACGCCTTCGGCGCCTTCCGGACCTACTTCGAACAGGGCATCGACGGGATCTTCACCGACAACCCGGACACCGGACTGCTCGCGGCGGAGGCCTTCCGGCCGGGCCGACGCCCCGCCAACCGCTGAGCGCCGTCAACCGCTGAGCGCCGCTTCCCGTACGAGTGGGCCGGGCCCGGTGGGGAAACCGTCCGGCCCGGCCCGCTCGTCCCGCCCGGCATGGACCTGTTGAAGGCTGATTACCTCGACAAGCTGGGCCCGCTGCTCTCCGCCGAGGCGGCGGCGGAGGCCCCGGGTGCCGGAGTGGACGCGGCCGACCTGGAACAAGCCGTCTGGGTCAGGCTGCTGGAGAGCGGCCGCCACGCCCCCGATCCGGCCGAGCCCG is a window encoding:
- a CDS encoding glycerophosphodiester phosphodiesterase, translated to MTQSGAARRTVLGAAVLAAGTGFTGLAAGSAAAADEADGQVYGDGHGEGGYRDLPHPTVIGHRGASGYRPEHTIGSYQLALDLGADVVEQDLVPTRDGHLVCRHENEIGGTTDVAEHLEFASRRTTKSVDGVAVTGWFTEDFTLAELRTLRAKERIPAVRQRNTLYDGQWAVPTFEEVLRWADREGKRRGRRVWLHVETKHPSYFRGLGLGLEEPLAKLLRRYGRDGWGAAVFLQSFEPSSIQRLARLVSAPRVVLLSAGNTRPWDFELAKDPRTVADLVKPEGLKWISGFAQGIGPTMDLILPRDADGRLGTPTTLVKDAHARGLLLHPYTARNENSFLPAEYRRGTDPAAYGDAFGAFRTYFEQGIDGIFTDNPDTGLLAAEAFRPGRRPANR